The Methanosphaera sp. BMS genome contains a region encoding:
- the ltrA gene encoding group II intron reverse transcriptase/maturase, with product MSKNVYADKSQNRIILEDAKHNKSVYTDQWTSIPWKKLERSIYKLQCDIARAEIDGDYRKARNLQRILLSKDSTLLYSIRRVTMLNRGYKTPGIDGMILKSHPERMALFYNLKSHGINQYEPLPVRRVYIDKTNGKKRPLGIPTITDRVYQMVASLALEPRVEVGFEPCSYGFRPMRSAGNALAKIHRYARRGNRPWIFEGDFKSCFDTLNHDWILKQLGNFPAKKLIQKWLKAGYLYNNMLNLTDEGTPQGGIVSPILANVALTGLDEALGIEYTKRRHNQYSTNYVNLSRYAMVRYADDFVILCKTKEDAENIYPLLEPYLSERGLTLAPDKTMITPLNNGFDFLGFNIRSYQTNQGLKVITRPSKDRVKRLKAKLKATFLKYRSDNIGKLIYDANNIIIGTANYWKQSASKSTFNDIDAYVWTLTRRYLLRQHPNKSWTWIRNKYFKEDYTHKSEDNYILTNPKEPSEQLVKMSWTNIHYAQTIKYNCNPYDPEYTGYIKKAYKKTPFECLYKKREY from the coding sequence ATGTCGAAGAATGTTTATGCAGATAAGAGCCAAAATAGAATTATTTTGGAGGATGCTAAGCACAATAAGTCCGTTTACACTGACCAATGGACTTCAATACCATGGAAAAAACTTGAACGGAGCATCTACAAATTACAATGTGATATAGCTCGTGCCGAAATTGACGGAGACTATAGAAAAGCCCGTAACTTACAAAGAATCCTATTATCTAAGGATTCTACACTTCTTTACAGTATAAGAAGAGTTACTATGCTAAACAGGGGTTATAAAACTCCTGGCATTGATGGGATGATTCTTAAATCACACCCTGAACGCATGGCATTATTCTATAATCTCAAATCTCATGGCATTAATCAGTATGAACCTCTACCTGTTCGTAGGGTTTATATTGATAAAACAAATGGTAAAAAGCGACCACTTGGTATACCGACCATTACTGATCGAGTATATCAAATGGTTGCTAGTCTTGCTCTTGAACCTCGTGTAGAAGTGGGTTTTGAACCATGTAGTTATGGTTTTAGACCAATGCGAAGTGCAGGAAATGCACTAGCAAAGATACACAGATACGCAAGGAGAGGAAACAGACCTTGGATATTTGAAGGTGACTTCAAATCATGCTTTGATACATTAAACCACGATTGGATATTAAAACAACTGGGAAACTTTCCAGCCAAGAAATTAATACAAAAGTGGCTTAAGGCAGGATATCTATACAACAATATGCTTAATCTAACTGATGAAGGCACACCACAAGGTGGAATAGTTTCACCTATATTGGCTAATGTTGCCCTAACTGGACTGGATGAAGCACTCGGTATAGAATACACGAAAAGACGACATAATCAGTATTCAACTAATTATGTTAACTTATCTCGATATGCAATGGTACGTTATGCAGATGATTTTGTAATACTCTGTAAAACAAAAGAAGATGCAGAAAATATTTACCCATTGTTAGAACCTTACTTATCAGAGCGTGGACTAACACTAGCACCCGATAAAACAATGATAACACCACTTAATAATGGATTCGATTTTCTCGGATTCAATATAAGAAGTTATCAGACAAACCAAGGACTTAAAGTAATCACCAGACCCTCAAAAGACAGAGTTAAAAGGCTCAAGGCAAAACTCAAAGCAACATTCCTAAAATATAGGAGTGACAATATTGGAAAGTTAATATACGATGCCAACAACATAATAATAGGCACTGCCAACTATTGGAAACAAAGTGCATCCAAATCAACTTTCAATGATATTGATGCATATGTATGGACACTTACTAGGAGATATCTACTCAGACAACATCCTAATAAGTCGTGGACTTGGATTAGAAATAAGTACTTCAAAGAAGATTATACTCATAAAAGTGAGGATAATTATATACTTACTAACCCCAAAGAACCATCAGAACAACTTGTCAAAATGAGTTGGACCAACATACATTATGCACAAACAATTAAATATAACTGCAACCCTTATGACCCTGAATATACAGGATACATAAAGAAAGCATACAAGAAAACACCATTTGAATGCCTATACAAGAAAAGAGAATATTAA
- a CDS encoding potassium channel family protein: MPKKYVNDENIHLMGELKNVILLILTVIDLIFIFLSVAYSFDLRIDNFFADYDFMVCLLLFIDLSYDYYTSDRSLKEFFIDDKNILSLLSLFPFDILFRYFAVFRLFRFLKVFKVIRVYNVVKDIDSLFYFIQNHLFKLLFVVLMIYMAVSTVLLYYLDSGFTSLGDALWFVIVTTTTVGYGDLTPTSITGKYLTVLTMVIGILFVAIFTAYLSAIYNEKTEALTRKTVQENAILIEENNQLLREQLYLINDRMTALEEENRELKKLLEQEYIKEKK; the protein is encoded by the coding sequence ATGCCAAAAAAATACGTGAATGATGAAAACATACACCTGATGGGTGAATTAAAGAATGTCATACTGCTTATACTAACAGTTATAGATTTGATATTCATCTTTCTATCGGTTGCATATTCATTTGATTTAAGAATTGATAATTTCTTTGCAGATTATGATTTTATGGTATGTCTATTACTGTTTATTGACTTATCCTATGATTACTATACCTCGGACAGATCATTGAAGGAGTTTTTCATTGATGACAAAAACATACTCTCGCTATTATCACTATTTCCATTCGATATACTCTTCAGATACTTTGCGGTATTCAGATTGTTCCGTTTTTTAAAGGTATTCAAGGTCATAAGGGTATATAATGTGGTAAAGGATATTGATTCACTGTTTTATTTTATACAGAATCATCTCTTTAAACTGCTTTTTGTTGTCTTGATGATATACATGGCGGTATCAACAGTACTCCTATATTACCTGGATAGTGGATTTACATCATTGGGTGATGCATTATGGTTTGTAATCGTAACCACAACAACTGTAGGTTACGGTGATCTGACACCAACATCGATAACAGGAAAATACCTGACAGTATTGACAATGGTGATAGGAATACTCTTCGTGGCAATATTTACAGCATACCTTTCAGCAATATACAATGAAAAAACAGAGGCCCTTACAAGAAAAACGGTACAGGAAAATGCCATACTTATCGAGGAAAACAATCAATTGCTACGAGAACAATTATACCTGATAAATGATAGGATGACGGCACTCGAAGAGGAAAACCGGGAACTTAAGAAGTTACTAGAGCAAGAATATATAAAAGAGAAGAAATAA
- a CDS encoding Ig-like domain repeat protein encodes MFPTYPTIKENIINEKKINKKEENLKTASQTHDVSNYAELKNALNSTDEDVTININSNITLPASPTLNTNIKTLTINGNSYTINGNNKYRFLNITSNQMVNINNITITNCHAQDLGGAIYNERGNLTINNSNLTQNTATGQNNGYGGAIYNNGGTLTITDSNLTQNNVTGQYGVGGAIFNDYGGNLTITESNLTQNTATGQIEGVGGAIYNTGNLNITQSNLTQNNATGQGQNGYGGAIHNNRGTLNITQSNLTQNTATGQTEDGVGGAIYNWEGTLHINNTNLTQNTATGQNTGRGGAIYNRGNLNITQSNLTQNNATGQTEDGVGGAIYNYVGTLTITQSNLTQNTATGQGYGWGGAIYNNGTLNITHSNLTQNTATGQGQDGYGIGGAIYNNGTLNITHSNLTQNTATGQTYDGYGGAIYNGGTLNITHSNLTQNTATGQTYDGRGGAIYDASWSILTSITSSNFINNTAPYGAAIYADGNVSFTSNTFKENTATNNKETIDLNGYWNGIHEGNNYESTDIALKEIKLNIKDDQTIFQQGDEVVLNYSIQLTTPMNYWDFETGINDITLYINNEKNKTTKYENTTLTDLQPGTYEIYYTTCNRQSNKVTFTVYYPDTECNVTNYTLLVQAIENATNNPYTSYKINLQPGDYNATQSINWENSATRKIIINGNGQTLNGQKTYQFIKIAQEHNLTLTNLTITNYTAEEGGAIYNSGTLKIDNSILEYNNATRGGAIYNNNGEAFIESNYFIANPSQMTETAIINDGTATIENNEGAETSTYNGTIYTNSTYTVTIEDNKFYDKLNTTINISTNNTNPEINDVINITFTLKDLLDRPIIDENITITIKDYTTNKTTDITGTTSIEHTIKSNETLINATYPGNNNYNTNTTTLLVTAPKIETKLIVDDADTKVGQNFTITGTLLDKDNQPLSIETVNISVNGSTKTATTNTMGQFNTTFTLDQMGEYQITVIYPGTDVYNQSTNNTAKVTATKTDTKLTLTVSNDTPVNNTQINITATLTDTTGNKLANQNITIKVSDKTFTVKTNNNGIATQTYTPTKVEKQTITTTYKGDSQYVNSTATTTITVKKINTKLTVKVSNTTPVNSTSITITVTLTDADNNKLANQNVTLNVAGKTFNLITNSNGIATQTYTPTKVEKQTITATYKGDSKYNNSTATTNITVKKINTKLDLKISNTTPVNNTPINITVTLTDADNNKLANQQVTLNINGKSVTAKTNNNGIVTQTYTPTKVETQNITATYKGDSRYNNSTKTIKITVKNKIKTQTTVNSATGVIGEKLTIKATVTDTNGGNVNEGNLIFKVNGVTIKDNGKLTGSNNPLKIKIVNGVATATIIPDINMTNAKNITAYYVGTTIYNASTSSPASINISKRNATIEVTTNKKIIKQGQVLRITAKIYDTTNGKKTSNITKYQDEYVYFKVNGITLKDTNGEMLKVKIVNGTATVNYTIPLGISCVTDMQTLTPKNHTIQVGLYNKNYQNIMTKTPTFQVERSNITINLANATINNKTHTLSMKITIKDYLGNVVAGPNKCIIKVNCVTLKNGTNVQYYYTTDGVLDLKNIPVPQSKNYTSIEVITQDRLAYNSQRNTTKVIKVIN; translated from the coding sequence ATCTTTCCGACTTATCCGACTATAAAAGAAAATATAATAAATGAAAAGAAAATAAACAAAAAAGAAGAAAACTTAAAAACCGCAAGCCAAACCCATGACGTAAGCAATTACGCTGAACTAAAAAATGCATTAAATAGTACAGATGAAGACGTAACTATAAACATTAACTCCAACATAACACTCCCAGCCAGTCCAACACTAAATACTAATATAAAGACTCTTACAATAAACGGAAACAGTTACACAATAAACGGAAATAACAAATACCGATTTTTAAACATAACAAGTAATCAAATGGTAAACATTAACAACATCACAATCACCAACTGTCATGCACAAGATCTTGGAGGTGCAATATACAACGAACGTGGTAACCTTACCATAAACAACTCCAACCTCACACAAAACACAGCAACAGGACAAAACAATGGATATGGAGGTGCAATATACAACAATGGTGGTACTCTTACCATAACAGACTCCAACCTCACACAAAACAACGTAACAGGACAATATGGAGTTGGAGGTGCAATATTCAACGACTATGGGGGTAATCTTACCATAACCGAATCCAACCTCACACAAAACACAGCAACAGGACAAATAGAAGGAGTTGGAGGTGCAATATACAACACTGGTAATCTTAACATAACACAATCCAACCTCACACAAAACAACGCAACAGGACAAGGACAAAATGGATATGGAGGTGCAATACACAACAATCGTGGTACTCTTAACATAACACAATCCAACCTCACACAAAACACAGCAACAGGACAAACTGAAGATGGAGTTGGAGGTGCAATATACAACTGGGAGGGTACTCTTCACATAAACAACACCAACCTCACACAAAACACAGCAACAGGACAAAATACTGGACGTGGAGGTGCAATATACAACAGGGGTAATCTTAACATAACACAATCCAACCTCACACAAAACAACGCAACAGGACAAACTGAAGATGGAGTTGGAGGTGCAATATACAACTACGTGGGAACTCTTACCATAACACAATCCAACCTCACACAAAACACAGCAACAGGACAAGGCTATGGATGGGGAGGTGCAATATACAACAATGGTACTCTTAACATAACACACTCCAACCTCACACAAAACACAGCAACAGGACAAGGACAAGATGGATATGGAATTGGAGGTGCAATATACAACAATGGTACTCTTAACATAACACACTCCAACCTCACACAAAACACCGCAACAGGACAAACATATGATGGATATGGAGGTGCAATATACAACGGTGGTACTCTTAACATAACACACTCCAACCTCACACAAAACACCGCAACAGGACAAACATATGATGGACGTGGAGGTGCAATATATGATGCATCATGGAGCATTTTAACTAGTATAACATCTTCTAATTTCATAAACAACACAGCACCATATGGTGCTGCAATATATGCCGATGGAAATGTAAGTTTTACAAGCAACACATTTAAAGAAAATACCGCAACAAACAATAAGGAAACAATAGATTTAAACGGATATTGGAATGGAATACATGAAGGCAATAATTATGAATCCACAGATATTGCACTTAAGGAAATAAAACTAAACATCAAAGATGATCAAACTATATTCCAACAAGGTGACGAAGTAGTTCTAAACTATAGTATACAACTAACAACTCCTATGAACTATTGGGACTTTGAAACAGGAATCAATGACATAACACTCTACATCAACAATGAAAAAAACAAGACAACAAAATATGAAAACACTACACTGACAGATTTACAACCAGGAACATATGAAATATACTATACCACATGTAACAGGCAATCAAACAAGGTAACATTTACAGTATATTATCCAGATACAGAATGTAATGTAACAAATTATACCCTGTTAGTACAAGCAATAGAAAATGCCACCAATAATCCATACACCAGTTATAAAATTAACCTACAACCAGGAGACTATAATGCAACACAAAGCATAAACTGGGAAAACTCAGCAACCCGGAAAATCATCATAAACGGTAACGGACAAACACTCAACGGACAAAAAACATACCAATTCATCAAAATAGCACAAGAACATAACTTAACACTCACGAACCTCACAATAACAAACTACACAGCAGAGGAGGGTGGTGCAATATACAACAGTGGTACTCTTAAAATTGACAATTCAATACTTGAATACAACAACGCAACACGGGGAGGAGCAATATACAACAATAATGGTGAGGCATTTATAGAATCCAATTACTTCATAGCTAATCCTTCACAAATGACTGAAACTGCTATAATAAATGATGGAACAGCAACAATAGAAAACAATGAAGGTGCTGAAACTTCCACTTACAATGGAACAATATACACAAACTCAACCTACACAGTTACAATAGAAGATAATAAGTTCTATGATAAACTCAATACAACAATCAACATATCTACAAATAACACCAATCCTGAAATAAATGATGTTATAAACATTACATTCACCTTAAAAGATCTGTTAGACAGGCCAATAATTGATGAAAATATTACTATCACAATAAAAGATTATACAACCAACAAGACAACAGATATAACCGGAACCACAAGTATAGAACACACTATAAAAAGCAATGAAACACTAATTAATGCAACATATCCAGGAAACAATAACTACAATACAAACACGACAACCCTACTAGTAACAGCACCTAAAATAGAAACAAAACTCATAGTCGATGATGCAGATACTAAAGTAGGACAAAACTTTACAATAACCGGAACACTACTCGACAAAGATAACCAACCATTATCGATAGAAACAGTAAACATAAGCGTTAATGGTTCAACAAAAACAGCCACCACAAACACAATGGGACAATTCAACACAACATTCACACTAGACCAGATGGGAGAATACCAGATAACCGTAATATATCCTGGAACTGATGTATACAATCAGTCAACCAACAACACGGCCAAAGTCACGGCAACCAAGACAGACACAAAACTAACACTAACAGTATCCAACGACACACCAGTAAACAACACACAAATTAATATAACAGCAACATTAACAGATACCACTGGTAACAAACTAGCAAATCAAAACATTACAATAAAAGTAAGTGATAAAACATTCACAGTTAAAACTAACAATAACGGTATAGCAACCCAAACCTACACACCAACCAAAGTAGAAAAACAAACAATCACCACAACATACAAAGGTGACAGCCAATATGTAAATAGCACGGCAACAACCACCATAACCGTTAAGAAGATTAACACTAAACTGACTGTTAAAGTATCCAACACTACACCAGTAAATAGCACGTCAATCACTATAACCGTAACACTCACAGATGCCGATAATAACAAACTAGCAAACCAGAACGTTACACTAAATGTTGCAGGTAAAACATTCAACCTTATAACCAATAGCAATGGTATAGCAACCCAAACATACACGCCAACCAAAGTAGAAAAACAAACAATCACAGCAACCTATAAAGGAGACAGCAAATACAACAACAGTACAGCAACAACCAACATCACAGTCAAAAAGATAAACACAAAACTGGATCTAAAAATATCCAACACCACACCAGTAAACAACACACCAATCAACATAACCGTAACACTAACAGATGCAGATAACAATAAACTTGCAAATCAACAAGTAACACTTAACATCAATGGAAAATCAGTAACGGCTAAAACAAACAATAATGGAATAGTAACACAAACATATACACCTACTAAAGTTGAAACACAAAACATAACCGCAACCTATAAAGGAGACAGCAGATACAACAACAGCACAAAAACCATCAAAATAACAGTCAAAAACAAGATAAAAACACAAACCACAGTTAACTCCGCTACTGGTGTTATAGGAGAAAAACTCACCATCAAAGCAACAGTAACCGATACAAACGGAGGTAATGTAAACGAAGGAAACCTCATATTCAAAGTAAACGGAGTAACAATAAAAGACAACGGAAAACTAACCGGTTCAAATAACCCACTCAAAATAAAAATAGTAAACGGAGTAGCAACAGCCACCATCATACCGGATATCAATATGACCAATGCTAAAAACATAACTGCATACTATGTGGGTACAACAATATACAATGCATCAACCAGTAGCCCGGCAAGTATTAACATATCCAAACGTAACGCTACAATAGAAGTAACTACAAACAAGAAGATAATCAAACAGGGACAAGTACTCAGGATAACCGCTAAAATCTATGACACCACCAATGGCAAAAAAACAAGTAACATTACCAAATACCAGGACGAATACGTATACTTCAAAGTAAACGGCATAACACTAAAAGACACAAATGGGGAAATGCTTAAAGTCAAGATAGTAAACGGCACGGCAACGGTAAACTACACCATACCTCTAGGAATATCCTGCGTAACGGATATGCAGACACTAACACCAAAAAATCACACCATACAAGTTGGACTCTACAACAAAAACTACCAGAACATCATGACAAAAACACCAACCTTCCAGGTGGAAAGATCAAACATAACAATAAACCTAGCCAACGCTACAATAAACAACAAGACACACACATTATCCATGAAAATCACGATCAAAGACTATCTCGGCAATGTAGTGGCCGGTCCTAACAAGTGTATTATAAAAGTAAATTGTGTAACACTTAAAAACGGTACCAATGTACAGTACTATTACACTACTGATGGAGTTTTAGACCTTAAAAACATACCGGTACCTCAATCTAAAAACTACACTAGTATAGAGGTTATTACACAGGATAGACTTGCATACAACTCACAGAGAAACACGACTAAAGTTATTAAAGTAATAAATTAA